The Planococcus donghaensis genome contains a region encoding:
- a CDS encoding PTS mannitol transporter subunit IICBA yields MKVGVQKFGNFLSSMVLPNIGAFIAWGLITALFIPTGFFPNEEFSKLVGPMVIYMLPLLIGYTGGRLIYDQRGAVVGTIATMGVIIGAPDTPMFLGAMIMGPLGAYAIKKFDQLIEGKIKTGFEMLVNNFSAGILGGILALLAFIGIGPAVSSFTDVLVAGVDWLLEAGLLPLTSILIEPAKILFLNNAVNHGVLTPIGLEQVQQTGKSLLFLLEANPGPGLGVLLGFMLFGKGVAKQSAPGAAIIHFLGGIHEIYFPYVLMKPMLLLAVVAGGMSGVFTLVLMGGGLVAPASPGSILAIAAVTPPEGMAYLANFTAVFVATAVSFAISAVILKASKQTDEDMEEATKKMEQMKGKKSSISREIPSLNPTTNGVFPASAQKIVFACDAGMGSSAMGASLLRKKVKEAGLNVSVSNTAISTLPSDSEIVITQEKLTPRAENKIPNAYHISVDNFLSSPEYDQLIERLKSGEIEEHNVLVEESETNAPQNPEDEQLLREENVFIGQSFRTKEEAIIFAGLALVKAGYVEESYVDEMLKREEITTTYMGNNVAIPHGTEEAKKSVIKSGFTVIQVPNGVDFDGESAKMIFGIAGKDGTHLEILSGIAVICADQTNVDRLVEAESAKEIIDIINGN; encoded by the coding sequence ATGAAGGTAGGGGTACAGAAATTCGGTAACTTTTTAAGTTCGATGGTTTTGCCTAATATTGGTGCATTTATTGCATGGGGGTTAATCACTGCCCTATTTATTCCAACAGGATTTTTTCCAAATGAGGAGTTTAGCAAGTTAGTAGGCCCAATGGTTATCTACATGTTGCCGCTTCTTATTGGATACACAGGAGGCCGGTTGATTTACGATCAACGAGGCGCTGTAGTTGGTACGATTGCAACAATGGGGGTTATTATCGGAGCTCCGGATACACCAATGTTTTTAGGTGCCATGATTATGGGGCCACTTGGTGCATATGCTATTAAGAAATTTGACCAATTGATAGAAGGAAAAATTAAAACAGGTTTTGAAATGCTAGTGAACAACTTCTCGGCAGGTATTTTAGGTGGTATATTAGCACTTCTTGCGTTTATCGGAATCGGACCGGCTGTAAGTTCGTTTACAGATGTTCTTGTTGCGGGCGTAGATTGGTTGTTAGAAGCGGGATTACTACCACTAACAAGTATTTTAATCGAACCGGCAAAAATCTTGTTCTTAAATAATGCGGTTAACCACGGTGTGTTAACACCTATTGGACTAGAGCAAGTTCAACAAACAGGTAAATCACTTTTGTTTCTACTAGAAGCCAACCCAGGACCTGGTCTTGGTGTGCTACTTGGGTTTATGCTATTTGGAAAAGGAGTTGCCAAGCAATCTGCACCAGGCGCGGCGATCATCCACTTCCTTGGTGGGATTCATGAAATTTATTTCCCTTACGTATTAATGAAACCAATGTTGCTACTAGCTGTTGTAGCTGGTGGAATGAGTGGTGTATTTACACTTGTATTAATGGGTGGCGGATTGGTTGCTCCAGCGTCACCAGGTAGTATTCTAGCAATTGCAGCTGTTACACCACCTGAAGGAATGGCATATTTAGCAAACTTTACAGCAGTCTTTGTGGCTACGGCAGTTTCATTTGCTATTTCAGCAGTCATTTTAAAAGCGAGTAAACAAACAGATGAAGATATGGAAGAAGCAACAAAGAAAATGGAACAAATGAAAGGCAAGAAAAGTTCTATTTCCCGGGAAATACCTTCACTTAACCCAACTACTAATGGTGTTTTCCCAGCAAGCGCACAAAAAATCGTCTTTGCTTGTGATGCGGGAATGGGCTCAAGTGCGATGGGAGCCTCTCTATTACGCAAAAAAGTAAAAGAAGCAGGACTGAATGTATCGGTATCGAATACGGCAATCAGCACCCTCCCTTCAGATTCTGAGATTGTTATTACACAGGAAAAATTGACGCCGCGTGCTGAAAACAAAATACCAAATGCTTATCATATTTCAGTTGATAATTTCCTATCAAGTCCGGAATACGATCAGTTGATTGAACGGTTAAAAAGCGGTGAAATAGAAGAGCATAATGTGTTAGTTGAAGAAAGTGAAACTAACGCTCCGCAAAACCCGGAAGATGAGCAATTGTTGCGCGAAGAAAACGTCTTTATCGGACAAAGCTTCCGTACGAAAGAAGAAGCAATCATCTTTGCAGGGTTGGCATTAGTTAAAGCTGGTTATGTTGAAGAATCATACGTGGACGAAATGTTGAAGCGTGAAGAAATCACGACAACATACATGGGCAATAACGTCGCAATTCCTCATGGCACAGAAGAAGCGAAAAAATCTGTCATCAAGTCAGGCTTTACTGTTATTCAAGTGCCAAATGGAGTAGACTTTGATGGAGAGAGTGCAAAAATGATTTTCGGGATTGCTGGAAAAGATGGCACACATTTAGAAATTCTTTCTGGAATCGCAGTGATTTGTGCTGACCAAACCAACGTGGATCGCTTAGTAGAAGCAGAGTCAGCGAAAGAAATAATTGACATCATTAACGGCAATTAA